From Nicotiana tabacum cultivar K326 chromosome 20, ASM71507v2, whole genome shotgun sequence, one genomic window encodes:
- the LOC142174519 gene encoding uncharacterized protein LOC142174519 → MVIKVQPPWKMYFDGAAHRGGAGAGVVFAISQGEVLPYSFTLMQLCSNNIAEYQALILGLEMAFEMKWLQLQVFGDSHLLGSYQVFAMKPGDSLCLQVRQAFKFLVFKLKSANPPALS, encoded by the exons ATGGTCATCAAAGTTCAGCCTccctggaagatgtactttgatggtgctgcacatCGCGGAGGAGCTGGTGCTGGTGTAGTATTTGCCATCTCTCAAGGTGAAGTTCTGCCTTACTCTTTTACGTTGATGCAACTCTGCTCTAACAACAttgctgagtatcaagcactaatacttgggcttgaaatggctttCGAAATGAAGTGGTTGCAATtacaagtctttggtgactctca TCTTTTAGGAAGCTACCAAGTATTTGCAATGAAGCCTGGTGATTCGTTATGCCTTCAAGTTCGCCAAGCCTTCAAATTtttggtcttcaagttgaagtctgcaaaTCCACCAGCTTTAAGTTGA